DNA from Variovorax sp. PBL-H6:
CAACGCCGCCACCGCCGCAGCCTGCGCCGGCGTGCTGACGTTGAATCGCGGCCGCCGCGCATTCAGGCGCGCCGCCAGCCCGTGCTGCGCGACGCCGTAGCCGATGCGCAACCCGGCCAGACCGTAGGCCTTGGAAAAGGTGCGCGCGACGATCAGGTTCGGGAAGCGCCGCACCCACGCGATGCTGTCGTAGCGCTTCGCCGGCGCGAGGTATTCCCCGTAGGCCTCGTCGAGCAGCACCGTCACCCACGGCGGGACCGATGCCAGGAAGGCGAGCAGCGGCCCGGCCTCGATGAACGTGCCGGTGGGGTTGTTGGGATTGGCGACGAAGACCAGCCGCGTGTCCTCGCCGATGGCGGCGCGCATGGCGTCCAGGTCATGGCCGAAGTCCCGCGCCGGGACGCCGGTGCTGCGTGCGTGGGCGTGCGCCGCCGCCTGGCCGTAGACCACGAAACCATACTGCGAATAGACGACATGCTCGCCTGGCTCGACGCAAACCTGGGCCGCGAGTTCGAGGATCTCGCTGGAGCCGCTGCCCAGCACCAGCCAGTCGGCCGGCACGTCGAGCCGCGCCGAGAGCGCATGCTTGAGCGCGGTGCCGTTGCCATCGGGGTAGTTGCCTGCGCCCTGGAGCACCGCCGCGGCGGCGCGGCGAGCGGGCTCGGGCATGCCGAGCGGGTTTTCATTGGAGGCCAGGTGAATCATCGCGAAGGCCGGCTGGATGGAGAGGTGAATGTATGGACCCTTTGCAGCGTGGCTATCAGGGCCTACCCTTTGGCAGGGCCTTCACCGGCTTCGGCGGGCGATTACCTCCAATTTGGTCATTGATCATTCACGCCCGAGGCTCTTACTCGCCACCCAGGTATCGAATAAAGTCGTCGACTGCATTCTTCCGTCTTGATTCAAGGAGTAGCTCACCATGACCGCCCGCACGACCGTCCACGGCCTCCAGGTCGCCACCGAACTCCATCGCTTCATCGAAGACCAGGTGTTGCCGGCCACCGGGGTCGCAAGCGATGTTTTCTGGAAGGGCTTCGACGCCATCGTCGGCGATCTCGCCCCCAAGAACATCGCGCTCCTCGCCGAACGCGATCGCCTGCAGTCCGAGATGGACGCCTGGCACCAGGCCCATCCCGGCCCGATCGCCGACATGCCGACCTACCGCGCCTTCCTCGAGAAGATCGGCTACCTGCTGCCGCAGCCGAAGGGCGCGAAGGCCACCACCACCCACGTCGACGCCGAGCTCGCGCTGCAGGCCGGCCCGCAGCTGGTGGTGCCGATCCTCAATGCGCGTTACGCGCTGAACGCCGCGAACGCGCGCTGGGGCTCTCTCTACG
Protein-coding regions in this window:
- the hisC gene encoding histidinol-phosphate transaminase, which codes for MIHLASNENPLGMPEPARRAAAAVLQGAGNYPDGNGTALKHALSARLDVPADWLVLGSGSSEILELAAQVCVEPGEHVVYSQYGFVVYGQAAAHAHARSTGVPARDFGHDLDAMRAAIGEDTRLVFVANPNNPTGTFIEAGPLLAFLASVPPWVTVLLDEAYGEYLAPAKRYDSIAWVRRFPNLIVARTFSKAYGLAGLRIGYGVAQHGLAARLNARRPRFNVSTPAQAAAVAALADAAFLARSYQLNSAGRVRLEAGLHELRLASIPSAGNFLMVHVGEGRTVHARLLAAGVEVALLDGYGLPQWLRITVGLPEQNEAVLAALRDHAPAR